In a genomic window of Pseudomonas putida:
- a CDS encoding FAD-binding oxidoreductase yields the protein MSIHQQPPAVQKGFLTYRVVEKRRESELVTSFLLAANDPLPAFRPGQFVVVRLPGDDGGTLLRNYSLSGKARDATHLRISVKREPAPAGRPDLPAGKGSGYLHEHVRVGDLLEIAGPVGDFVLDEESRRPVVLFSGGVGITPMVSMLHSLSVDSQRRVYFVHACENGAVHAFRDEVLALAASRPGIDVHFCYRQPGPDDLGTKAFHSQGLIERPTLQALLPIDDYEVYLCGPRPFMQANWRLLRELGVDKERIHYEFFGPATVLEEDETSPVVTEVSPVREAAADEALMVQFLPSGTRMAWNPDCHSLLDLAEQAGLQPAFNCRAGLCNACRVSLRSGSVEYFEAPLDAPDNGDILLCCSRPVSAVTVEIAPSFKEN from the coding sequence ATGAGCATCCATCAGCAACCGCCAGCCGTTCAAAAAGGCTTTTTAACCTACCGGGTTGTCGAAAAACGTCGGGAAAGCGAGCTGGTCACCTCGTTCCTGCTGGCCGCCAACGATCCGCTTCCGGCGTTTCGCCCGGGTCAGTTCGTCGTCGTTCGCCTGCCAGGGGACGACGGCGGCACGCTGCTGCGTAACTACAGCCTGTCGGGCAAAGCCCGCGATGCGACGCATCTGCGCATCTCGGTGAAACGCGAGCCCGCGCCCGCAGGCCGGCCTGACTTGCCCGCGGGCAAGGGCTCGGGCTATCTGCATGAGCACGTGCGGGTCGGTGACCTGCTCGAGATCGCAGGACCGGTGGGGGACTTCGTACTTGATGAGGAAAGCCGTCGGCCGGTGGTGCTGTTCAGCGGGGGAGTGGGCATCACGCCGATGGTCAGCATGCTGCATAGCCTGAGCGTCGATTCGCAACGCCGGGTGTACTTTGTCCATGCCTGCGAGAACGGGGCCGTGCATGCCTTTCGCGATGAAGTGCTGGCGCTGGCGGCGAGTCGTCCGGGGATTGACGTGCATTTTTGCTATCGCCAACCCGGCCCTGACGATCTCGGTACGAAGGCGTTCCACAGCCAGGGACTGATCGAGCGGCCAACCCTGCAGGCGCTGCTGCCAATTGATGACTACGAGGTTTATCTGTGCGGTCCGCGTCCGTTCATGCAGGCGAACTGGCGGCTGCTGCGCGAACTGGGCGTCGACAAGGAGCGTATCCATTACGAGTTCTTCGGCCCCGCGACCGTTCTCGAAGAAGATGAAACCAGCCCTGTGGTAACCGAGGTATCGCCTGTCCGGGAAGCGGCGGCAGATGAGGCATTGATGGTGCAGTTTCTACCTTCCGGCACCCGCATGGCCTGGAACCCGGACTGTCATTCGCTGCTTGATCTGGCCGAACAGGCTGGCCTGCAACCGGCGTTCAACTGCCGGGCCGGGCTTTGCAATGCCTGTCGGGTGAGCTTGCGTAGTGGCTCGGTCGAGTACTTCGAGGCGCCACTGGACGCGCCCGACAACGGCGACATCCTGCTCTGTTGCAGCCGGCCGGTGTCGGCCGTGACGGTGGAGATTGCGCCGTCATTTAAAGAAAACTGA
- the hutU gene encoding urocanate hydratase: protein MTAKTTRLRDVEIRAARGNKLTAKSWLTEAPLRMLMNNLDPQVAENPKELVVYGGIGRAARNWECYDKIVESLTNLNDDETLLVQSGKPVGVFKTHSNAPRVLIANSNLVPHWATWEHFNELDAKGLAMYGQMTAGSWIYIGSQGIVQGTYETFVEAGRQHYNDDLKGRWVLTAGLGGMGGAQPLAATLAGACSLNIECQQSRIDFRLSSRYVDEQAKDLDDALARIAKYTAEGKAISIALLGNAAEILPELVRRGVRPDMVTDQTSAHDPLNGYLPAGWTWEQYRDRAITDPAMVVKAAKQSMAVHVQAMLDFQKQGIPTFDYGNNIRQMAQEEGVENAFDFPGFVPAYIRPLFCRGIGPFRWAALSGNAEDIYKTDAKVKELIPDDAHLHNWLDMARERISFQGLPARICWVGLGLRAKLGLAFNEMVRSGELSAPIVIGRDHLDSGSVSSPNRETESMQDGSDAVSDWPLLNALLNTASGATWVSLHHGGGVGMGFSQHSGMVIVCDGTDEAAERIARVLHNDPATGVMRHADAGYQIAIDCAREQGLNLPMITGK, encoded by the coding sequence ATGACCGCCAAGACCACCCGCCTGCGTGACGTCGAAATCCGTGCCGCCCGTGGCAACAAGCTGACCGCCAAAAGCTGGCTGACCGAAGCGCCGCTGCGCATGCTGATGAACAACCTCGACCCGCAAGTGGCCGAGAACCCGAAGGAACTGGTGGTCTACGGCGGCATCGGTCGTGCGGCGCGTAACTGGGAGTGCTACGACAAGATTGTCGAGAGCCTGACCAACCTGAACGACGACGAGACCCTGCTGGTGCAATCCGGCAAGCCGGTCGGCGTGTTCAAGACCCACAGCAACGCCCCGCGCGTACTGATCGCCAACTCCAACCTGGTGCCGCACTGGGCCACTTGGGAACACTTCAACGAACTGGACGCCAAGGGCCTGGCCATGTACGGCCAGATGACCGCCGGCAGCTGGATCTACATCGGCAGCCAGGGCATCGTCCAGGGCACCTACGAAACCTTCGTCGAGGCCGGTCGCCAGCACTACAACGATGATCTGAAAGGTCGCTGGGTCCTGACCGCCGGTCTGGGCGGCATGGGTGGCGCGCAACCACTGGCTGCTACGTTGGCCGGCGCTTGCTCGCTGAACATCGAATGCCAACAAAGCCGTATCGACTTCCGCTTGAGCAGCCGCTACGTCGACGAGCAAGCCAAGGATCTCGACGACGCCCTGGCCCGCATCGCCAAATACACCGCCGAAGGCAAGGCCATTTCCATCGCCCTGCTGGGTAATGCCGCCGAGATCCTGCCGGAACTGGTGCGTCGCGGCGTGCGCCCGGACATGGTCACCGACCAGACCAGCGCCCACGACCCGTTGAACGGCTACCTGCCGGCCGGCTGGACCTGGGAGCAGTATCGCGACCGCGCCATCACGGATCCGGCAATGGTGGTCAAGGCCGCCAAGCAATCGATGGCGGTGCATGTCCAGGCCATGCTGGACTTTCAAAAACAAGGCATCCCGACCTTCGACTACGGCAACAACATCCGCCAGATGGCCCAGGAAGAAGGCGTGGAAAACGCCTTCGACTTCCCAGGCTTCGTACCGGCCTACATCCGCCCACTGTTCTGCCGTGGCATCGGCCCGTTCCGCTGGGCGGCACTGTCGGGCAACGCTGAAGACATCTACAAGACCGACGCGAAAGTAAAAGAGCTGATCCCGGACGACGCCCACCTGCACAACTGGCTGGACATGGCTCGCGAGCGCATCAGCTTCCAGGGTCTGCCGGCACGTATCTGCTGGGTTGGCCTGGGCCTGCGCGCCAAGCTGGGCCTGGCGTTCAACGAAATGGTCCGCAGCGGCGAGCTGTCGGCACCGATCGTGATCGGTCGCGACCACCTGGACTCCGGCTCGGTCTCCAGCCCGAACCGCGAAACCGAATCGATGCAGGACGGTTCCGACGCCGTGTCCGACTGGCCATTGCTCAACGCCCTGCTCAACACCGCGAGCGGCGCGACCTGGGTTTCCCTGCACCACGGCGGCGGCGTTGGCATGGGCTTCTCCCAGCACTCGGGCATGGTGATTGTCTGCGACGGTACCGATGAGGCGGCCGAGCGCATCGCTCGCGTGCTGCACAACGACCCGGCCACTGGCGTCATGCGTCATGCCGATGCCGGTTACCAGATCGCCATCGACTGCGCCAGAGAACAAGGGCTGAACCTACCGATGATTACCGGCAAGTAA
- the hutC gene encoding histidine utilization repressor has protein sequence MTKSNEDNASLESFSLESPSPLYARVKQIIMQKIRSGAWLPNSKVPSESELLNLLGVSRMTINRALRELTIEGSLVRMQGVGTFVAEPKGHAALFEIHNIAEEIEARGHEHRCEVIVLEEMPERARASMPFPLEGVKRLFHSVVVHHENGVPVQIEERFVNAEVAPAYLQQDFTKVTPYAYLIQLAPLTEGEHVVESIHAKSAECKLLQIKRYEPCLLIRRRTWAAKGQVGCARLVYPGSRYRLEGKFGN, from the coding sequence GTGACCAAATCTAATGAGGACAATGCGTCTCTGGAGTCCTTTTCGCTCGAGAGTCCCTCCCCGCTGTATGCGCGGGTCAAGCAAATCATCATGCAAAAGATTCGCTCCGGTGCCTGGTTGCCCAACTCCAAGGTGCCGTCTGAAAGCGAACTGCTGAATTTGCTGGGGGTCAGTCGCATGACCATCAACCGCGCCTTGCGCGAGCTGACCATCGAAGGCTCGCTGGTGCGCATGCAAGGCGTGGGTACCTTTGTCGCGGAGCCCAAGGGACATGCCGCGCTGTTCGAGATCCACAACATCGCCGAAGAAATCGAGGCCCGGGGTCACGAGCATCGCTGCGAAGTCATCGTGCTCGAAGAAATGCCCGAACGAGCCCGTGCCTCAATGCCCTTCCCCCTCGAAGGGGTCAAGCGCCTGTTCCACTCGGTGGTGGTGCATCACGAGAACGGTGTGCCGGTGCAGATCGAAGAGCGCTTCGTCAATGCCGAGGTCGCTCCCGCTTACCTGCAGCAGGACTTCACCAAGGTCACGCCCTACGCCTACCTGATCCAGTTGGCGCCGCTGACCGAAGGCGAACACGTGGTCGAGTCGATCCACGCCAAGTCGGCGGAGTGCAAGTTGTTGCAGATCAAGCGCTATGAGCCATGCCTGTTGATTCGCCGCCGTACCTGGGCAGCCAAGGGCCAGGTCGGGTGCGCACGACTGGTTTATCCGGGTTCGCGCTATCGCCTGGAAGGCAAGTTCGGTAACTGA
- a CDS encoding LysR substrate-binding domain-containing protein produces the protein MTPLPSLRALEVFEAVGRYGGITEAARRLGITPGAVSQQMKLLEESLGLSLTLKVGKQIHLTAAGQRYHKSCTSAFESLRIAHTEVERSKNPTNMRISALPSLLSQWLAPLVFAWQDKHPELDVFLEGTHEEPSPEGYEFDFRFTYSDREYVGNAVELFHDYVVPVCSPSLLRADAPLRTPADLLAYPLLSIDWLPKFVSPPSWRDWFTAQQVDCPQLRQGYRVFSLSYMAIQAAVQGQGVALGQASMIVDELATSRLIMPFPSALPMPTSYFMVSSKSAYEKAHCRDFQRWLVARGREQSAINARLLGLSG, from the coding sequence ATGACACCCCTGCCCTCCCTGCGCGCACTGGAAGTTTTTGAAGCGGTCGGCCGTTACGGCGGCATCACTGAAGCGGCCCGGCGCCTGGGTATTACGCCGGGTGCGGTCAGCCAGCAGATGAAGTTGCTCGAAGAAAGCCTGGGGCTGAGTTTGACGCTCAAGGTGGGCAAGCAAATCCACCTGACCGCCGCCGGGCAGCGCTATCACAAAAGCTGTACGTCGGCCTTCGAAAGCCTGCGCATTGCTCACACGGAAGTCGAGCGCTCGAAGAACCCCACCAATATGCGCATCAGCGCGTTGCCGTCGCTACTGTCGCAATGGCTGGCACCCCTGGTGTTCGCCTGGCAGGACAAGCATCCGGAACTGGACGTGTTCCTCGAAGGTACACACGAAGAGCCTTCACCCGAAGGTTACGAATTCGACTTTCGCTTTACCTACAGCGACCGTGAGTACGTGGGCAACGCCGTCGAGCTGTTCCATGACTACGTAGTCCCCGTCTGCAGCCCATCCTTGCTGCGTGCCGACGCGCCGTTGCGCACGCCGGCCGACCTGTTGGCCTATCCGCTGCTGTCCATCGACTGGCTGCCGAAATTCGTGTCACCGCCGTCGTGGCGAGACTGGTTCACTGCGCAACAGGTGGACTGCCCACAGCTGCGACAGGGTTATCGGGTGTTTTCCCTGTCGTACATGGCGATTCAGGCGGCGGTACAGGGTCAGGGCGTGGCCTTGGGACAAGCCTCGATGATTGTCGATGAACTGGCCACCAGCCGTTTGATCATGCCCTTCCCCAGTGCCCTGCCAATGCCGACGTCGTACTTCATGGTGAGTTCCAAAAGCGCCTATGAAAAAGCCCATTGCCGGGACTTCCAGCGCTGGCTCGTGGCACGCGGGCGAGAGCAGTCGGCCATCAATGCGCGACTGCTGGGGTTATCCGGTTGA
- a CDS encoding CaiB/BaiF CoA transferase family protein codes for MSSSPFTQQLQGVRVLDLSRVLAGPHCTAMLADLGADVIKFEVPGHGDDSRHLGPFKDGESVYFGLINRGKRSVEMDFKSKQDLARLYELVRDADVVVENFRPGVTRRLGIDFDTLKQYNPELIYASISGFGQHGPLSTNPAYDIVAQAMSGLMSVTGFAETGPTRSGEAIGDLCAGVYAAWAISSALFARERHAPGAQYIDVAMFDVLFSLQMTGLSNLFANGVAPGLVGNRHPVSTPFDTYRAADGQVVIAVASNKLFQRLCECMGKPELASDPRFADDPQRTSNEPALRAEIEHWTRQLSVDQACDILLDAGVPSSPVWNLAQAADSEQAQVRQLLVRPQGAAQPLVPQPVFFNGHKPHALTLAPRLGADNEAFGLNKQELSHEL; via the coding sequence ATGAGCAGCAGCCCGTTTACCCAACAACTGCAAGGCGTTCGCGTGCTGGATTTGAGCCGCGTGCTGGCCGGCCCGCACTGCACCGCGATGCTGGCGGACCTTGGCGCCGACGTGATCAAGTTCGAAGTGCCGGGCCACGGAGATGACAGCCGTCACCTGGGTCCTTTCAAGGACGGTGAGAGCGTCTACTTCGGCCTGATCAATCGCGGCAAGCGCAGCGTCGAAATGGACTTCAAGTCCAAGCAAGACCTGGCCCGCCTGTATGAACTGGTGCGCGACGCCGACGTCGTCGTGGAGAACTTCCGTCCCGGCGTGACCCGTCGCCTGGGCATCGATTTCGACACCCTCAAGCAATACAACCCCGAGCTGATCTACGCGAGCATCTCAGGCTTTGGCCAGCACGGTCCGCTGTCGACCAACCCGGCCTATGACATCGTCGCCCAGGCCATGTCCGGATTGATGAGCGTCACCGGTTTTGCCGAGACCGGACCGACACGCAGCGGCGAGGCCATCGGCGACTTGTGCGCCGGGGTCTACGCCGCCTGGGCGATCAGCTCGGCGCTGTTCGCACGCGAGCGCCACGCACCGGGTGCGCAATACATCGACGTCGCCATGTTCGATGTGTTGTTCAGCCTGCAAATGACCGGCCTGTCCAATCTGTTTGCCAATGGCGTCGCGCCGGGCCTGGTGGGCAACCGTCACCCGGTGTCGACCCCCTTCGACACCTATCGCGCGGCAGACGGCCAAGTGGTCATCGCGGTCGCCAGCAACAAGCTGTTCCAGCGCTTGTGTGAATGCATGGGCAAGCCGGAACTGGCCAGCGACCCACGTTTTGCCGACGACCCGCAACGCACATCGAACGAGCCTGCATTGCGCGCAGAGATCGAACACTGGACGCGCCAGCTGAGCGTCGACCAGGCCTGCGACATTCTGCTCGATGCCGGCGTGCCCTCTTCCCCGGTGTGGAACCTCGCCCAGGCGGCCGACAGCGAACAGGCGCAAGTGCGTCAATTGCTGGTACGCCCGCAAGGTGCAGCGCAACCACTGGTGCCGCAACCGGTGTTCTTCAACGGCCACAAACCCCATGCCCTCACCCTCGCCCCGCGCCTGGGCGCCGACAACGAGGCATTCGGACTGAACAAACAGGAGCTTTCCCATGAACTTTGA
- a CDS encoding aromatic ring-hydroxylating dioxygenase subunit alpha → MFLRNAWYVVAEETTLTESLYPITILGEQIVLYRKLDGTPVALEDACPHRKLPLSMGRKIGDRIECGYHGLTFDCSGSCVRAPGSQRIPQGARVRSYPLALRYGLIWIWMGDAELADPASIFNVQEWGDPGWGINRGGSMTVECNYLYMTDNLLDPAHVAWVHQTSFGNAACEDEPLKTIVTDAGVTVSRWMRDVEVAPFYAQFVKFSGRCDRKQHYEVHFPSCAIIKSLFSPAGTGSDEGPLHDQVFLMSSYNFMTPIDESNTRYFWFQLRNFDQDSEEVSRQFDESVRFAFSEDRVVLSAVQRGMTNRRTPNIDLVTDSGPLRFRRALEKLIAQENTSPLLAVKQLDTQSVEREV, encoded by the coding sequence ATGTTTTTACGCAATGCCTGGTATGTGGTTGCCGAGGAAACCACGCTCACCGAAAGCCTGTACCCGATCACCATCCTGGGTGAACAGATCGTGCTGTACCGCAAGCTCGACGGCACGCCCGTCGCACTCGAGGATGCTTGCCCGCATCGCAAATTACCCTTGTCGATGGGGCGCAAAATCGGTGACCGGATCGAATGCGGTTATCACGGCCTGACCTTCGATTGCTCTGGCAGCTGTGTCCGTGCACCAGGCAGCCAGCGCATTCCGCAAGGCGCCAGGGTTCGCAGCTATCCATTGGCCCTGCGCTACGGATTGATCTGGATCTGGATGGGTGATGCCGAGCTGGCCGACCCCGCGAGCATCTTCAACGTGCAGGAATGGGGTGATCCCGGCTGGGGCATCAATCGCGGCGGCAGCATGACGGTCGAATGCAATTACCTGTACATGACCGATAACCTGCTCGATCCCGCGCATGTGGCGTGGGTGCACCAGACGTCGTTCGGTAATGCCGCGTGCGAAGACGAACCGCTGAAGACCATCGTGACGGACGCCGGCGTGACAGTGTCGCGGTGGATGCGTGATGTGGAGGTGGCGCCTTTCTATGCCCAGTTCGTCAAGTTCAGCGGTCGCTGCGATCGCAAGCAGCACTACGAGGTTCACTTTCCCTCCTGCGCCATTATCAAGTCGTTGTTCTCGCCAGCGGGAACGGGCAGCGATGAGGGACCGCTGCACGATCAGGTGTTTTTGATGAGTTCCTATAACTTCATGACACCCATCGACGAATCCAACACCCGCTATTTCTGGTTTCAGTTGCGCAATTTCGACCAGGACAGCGAGGAGGTGTCCCGTCAGTTTGATGAAAGCGTGCGTTTCGCCTTCAGCGAGGATCGGGTGGTGCTGAGTGCCGTGCAGCGAGGCATGACTAACAGGCGCACGCCGAACATCGACCTGGTCACGGACTCGGGCCCGCTGCGGTTTCGGCGCGCGCTGGAAAAATTGATCGCGCAGGAAAACACCAGTCCCTTGCTGGCGGTGAAGCAACTCGACACCCAGTCGGTAGAGCGGGAGGTTTGA
- a CDS encoding transporter substrate-binding domain-containing protein, which yields MKAKVMLGLFMTAAVALPAWSADWTVGANVGNVPWEFQDAKGEFVGFEVDVVKEVAKRAGKSVEFINIPFNGLFSAVQSKRVDIAISSITITPKRLESVAFAQPYFDSDQSLTALTSSKVKSLGDMADKVVGVDTGSTGDMWVGQHKGEYKFADVSRYEGLSPAMLDLASGRIDGYLSDIPAVLYYIKDKPQYTIVARVPTGERYSLMHAKGWAMSDQVNDIISKMKEDGTLGKIHKDWFGTEAAKDSSTLQVTAVLK from the coding sequence ATGAAAGCGAAAGTGATGTTGGGATTGTTCATGACCGCCGCCGTTGCACTGCCGGCCTGGTCGGCCGACTGGACGGTAGGGGCCAACGTTGGCAACGTGCCCTGGGAGTTTCAGGACGCCAAAGGGGAGTTCGTCGGCTTTGAAGTCGATGTTGTTAAAGAAGTGGCCAAACGCGCCGGGAAAAGCGTCGAGTTCATCAACATTCCTTTCAACGGCCTGTTCAGTGCCGTGCAATCCAAGCGTGTCGATATCGCTATTTCGTCGATCACCATCACCCCTAAACGACTGGAATCGGTTGCCTTCGCACAGCCTTACTTCGACAGCGACCAGTCACTGACCGCGCTGACCTCGTCCAAGGTCAAGAGCCTGGGTGATATGGCCGACAAGGTCGTTGGCGTCGATACAGGCTCCACTGGCGACATGTGGGTTGGCCAACACAAGGGCGAGTACAAATTCGCCGACGTCTCGCGTTATGAAGGGCTGTCGCCGGCCATGCTCGACCTGGCCTCCGGGCGCATCGATGGCTACCTCAGCGACATTCCCGCGGTGCTCTACTACATCAAGGACAAGCCGCAATACACCATCGTCGCGCGTGTTCCCACCGGTGAACGCTACTCGCTGATGCACGCCAAAGGCTGGGCGATGAGCGATCAGGTCAACGACATCATCAGCAAGATGAAAGAAGACGGCACACTCGGAAAGATCCACAAGGATTGGTTCGGTACCGAAGCGGCCAAAGACTCGAGCACCCTGCAAGTGACCGCTGTCCTCAAGTAA